One Streptococcus sp. zg-86 DNA window includes the following coding sequences:
- the obgE gene encoding GTPase ObgE — MSMFLDTAKIKVKAGKGGDGMVAFRREKYVPNGGPWGGDGGRGGNVVFVVDEGLRTLMDFRYNRQFKADSGEKGMTKGMHGRGAEDLFVRVPQGTTVRDAETGKVITDLVEHGQEFIVAHGGRGGRGNIRFATPKNPAPEISENGEPGEERQLELELKVLADVGLVGFPSVGKSTLLSVITAAKPKIGAYHFTTIVPNLGMVRTKSGESFAVADLPGLIEGASQGVGLGTQFLRHIERTRVILHVLDMSASEGRDPYEDYIAINNELETYNLRLMERPQIIVANKMDMPDAEENLKVFRQKLAANYDEFDELPQIFPISGLAHQGLENLLEATAELLDKTPEFLLYDEADFEAEEAYYGFNPDEPEFDISRADDASWILSGEKLEKLFTMTNFDRDESVMKFARQLRGMGVDEALRARGAKDGDIVRIGTFEFEFVD, encoded by the coding sequence ATGAGTATGTTTTTAGATACAGCCAAAATCAAGGTTAAGGCTGGTAAGGGCGGAGATGGCATGGTAGCCTTTCGCCGTGAAAAATATGTCCCAAATGGTGGTCCGTGGGGCGGAGATGGCGGCCGTGGTGGTAACGTTGTTTTTGTGGTTGACGAAGGATTGCGAACCCTGATGGATTTCCGCTATAATCGCCAATTTAAGGCTGATTCTGGTGAAAAAGGCATGACCAAGGGGATGCATGGTCGTGGGGCAGAAGATTTGTTCGTTCGTGTTCCACAGGGGACAACTGTCCGAGATGCGGAAACGGGCAAGGTCATTACAGACTTGGTAGAGCATGGTCAAGAGTTTATCGTAGCGCATGGTGGTCGCGGTGGTCGTGGCAATATTCGCTTTGCGACACCGAAAAATCCTGCTCCTGAAATTTCTGAAAATGGCGAACCTGGTGAAGAACGCCAACTCGAATTAGAATTAAAAGTCTTAGCTGATGTAGGTTTGGTTGGTTTTCCTTCTGTTGGAAAATCTACTCTACTCAGCGTGATTACAGCCGCAAAACCTAAAATTGGTGCCTACCATTTTACAACCATTGTTCCAAATCTAGGCATGGTCCGTACCAAATCAGGTGAATCTTTTGCAGTAGCTGATTTACCAGGTTTGATTGAAGGAGCTAGCCAAGGTGTGGGACTGGGAACTCAGTTCCTCCGCCATATCGAACGCACACGAGTCATCCTGCACGTTCTTGATATGTCTGCCAGTGAGGGGCGAGATCCTTATGAGGATTATATCGCAATTAATAATGAGTTAGAAACATACAATCTCCGCCTTATGGAACGTCCACAGATTATCGTAGCCAATAAAATGGATATGCCAGATGCGGAAGAAAACTTGAAGGTATTCAGGCAAAAATTAGCAGCCAACTATGATGAGTTTGATGAACTGCCTCAAATTTTTCCGATTTCTGGTCTAGCACATCAAGGTCTAGAAAATCTGTTAGAAGCAACGGCTGAATTGCTTGATAAGACCCCAGAATTCCTCTTGTACGATGAGGCAGACTTTGAAGCAGAAGAAGCCTACTATGGCTTTAACCCAGACGAACCAGAATTTGACATTAGTCGTGCGGACGATGCAAGTTGGATTTTATCTGGTGAGAAACTGGAAAAACTCTTTACCATGACCAACTTTGATCGTGATGAGTCTGTCATGAAGTTTGCTCGTCAATTGCGTGGTATGGGAGTCGATGAAGCCCTCCGTGCTCGTGGTGCTAAGGATGGCGACATTGTCCGAATCGGCACATTTGAGTTTGAGTTTGTGGATTAA